A window of Ruminococcus champanellensis 18P13 = JCM 17042 contains these coding sequences:
- a CDS encoding PHP domain-containing protein, translated as MICDLHCHTKLSDGSLGIEDIIMQAKRTGIDFLSITDHDTLSSFSRANILGERYGVRIIQGVELSAWDKARNSKVHILCYAPKKPDRLEGLCLKSCEIRKACSKEMVEKVMERFPITLESVMRHATSSKSIFKQHIMRALIDYGYALEFYGELNDELFNLENGSCLVEREYPDVKFVLDLIHSARGVAVMAHPMLYHNVELLVELAEMGKIDGVEVDHYTANEAQREELRKIAQKYNLIVTGGSDFHGLYNAQPTHLGSNSTSKENLDRIIKLANKKEA; from the coding sequence ATGATTTGTGATCTGCATTGCCATACCAAATTATCCGACGGCTCTCTCGGCATCGAGGATATCATTATGCAGGCAAAGCGCACCGGCATCGACTTTTTGTCCATCACCGATCACGACACGCTTTCGTCCTTCTCCAGAGCAAACATCTTAGGCGAACGTTACGGAGTTCGTATCATCCAGGGCGTAGAGCTTTCCGCATGGGACAAAGCCCGGAACAGCAAGGTACATATCCTCTGCTATGCCCCCAAAAAGCCGGATCGGCTGGAAGGACTGTGCCTGAAATCCTGTGAGATCCGGAAAGCATGCAGCAAGGAAATGGTGGAAAAAGTTATGGAGCGGTTCCCCATCACCTTGGAAAGCGTTATGCGGCATGCTACAAGCTCCAAGAGCATCTTCAAACAGCATATCATGCGGGCACTGATCGACTACGGCTATGCCCTGGAGTTTTACGGTGAATTAAACGATGAGCTGTTTAATCTGGAGAATGGATCCTGCCTGGTAGAGCGGGAATATCCGGATGTAAAATTTGTACTGGATCTGATCCATTCCGCCCGGGGCGTGGCTGTCATGGCGCACCCCATGCTGTACCACAACGTGGAGCTGCTGGTGGAGCTTGCGGAAATGGGCAAGATCGACGGCGTAGAGGTGGATCACTACACCGCAAACGAGGCACAGCGGGAAGAGCTGCGGAAGATTGCGCAGAAGTATAATCTGATCGTAACCGGCGGCTCCGATTTCCACGGGCTTTACAATGCGCAGCCCACGCATCTGGGCAGCAACAGCACCAGCAAGGAAAATCTGGATCGGATCATCAAGCTTGCCAACAAGAAGGAGGCATAA
- a CDS encoding TIGR03905 family TSCPD domain-containing protein — protein MKISYQPHGICPRRIDIEVEDDIVQNVQFIGGCNGNTKGISSLVKGMKVEDVIDRLQGIDCNGKGTSCPAQLAKALEENFT, from the coding sequence ATGAAAATTTCTTATCAGCCCCACGGCATCTGTCCCCGCCGCATCGACATTGAGGTGGAGGACGATATCGTACAGAACGTGCAGTTTATCGGCGGCTGCAACGGCAATACCAAGGGCATCAGCAGTCTCGTAAAGGGCATGAAGGTGGAAGATGTCATCGACCGGCTCCAGGGCATTGACTGCAACGGCAAGGGCACATCCTGCCCCGCACAGCTGGCAAAGGCTCTGGAAGAAAACTTTACATGA
- a CDS encoding YdcF family protein — MRSILIERILPALLLCGALVFLLPMFARIINAGNLLGLGLCLGGFLLWCFKTPLHQWYIAHGEQLWFRITSRTVLGLCLLGVLLAVGLTGGMLYGAYGKRTQNADVAIVLGCKVNGTRPSIMLQQRLDAAYAYWTEHPDCLLVVSGGKGSNEDISEAACMYQYLTEKGVPADRILQEDRSTSTRENLRFSKELLAERGCMPKEIALVTNEFHQLRASMIAKDCGWTVSSIPAHTQPWLIPTYWVREWLGILHHTLLGTE; from the coding sequence ATGAGATCCATTCTGATCGAACGCATCCTCCCCGCACTGCTTCTGTGCGGGGCGCTTGTGTTTTTGCTGCCCATGTTCGCAAGGATCATCAACGCCGGAAACCTGCTGGGATTGGGGCTATGCCTGGGAGGATTCCTTCTGTGGTGCTTCAAAACACCGCTGCATCAATGGTATATTGCCCACGGGGAGCAGCTCTGGTTTCGGATCACCAGCCGTACAGTTCTGGGACTGTGCCTGTTGGGAGTGCTGCTGGCGGTGGGTCTGACCGGCGGCATGCTGTACGGGGCATACGGCAAACGCACGCAAAATGCAGACGTAGCCATTGTGCTGGGCTGTAAGGTAAACGGCACCCGTCCCAGTATCATGCTGCAACAGCGATTGGATGCGGCTTACGCCTACTGGACGGAGCATCCGGACTGTCTGCTGGTGGTATCCGGCGGCAAGGGCAGCAACGAGGACATCAGCGAGGCTGCCTGCATGTACCAGTACCTGACGGAAAAGGGGGTGCCTGCTGACCGAATCTTACAGGAGGATCGCTCCACCAGTACCCGGGAAAACCTGCGTTTTTCCAAAGAATTGCTGGCGGAACGGGGCTGCATGCCCAAGGAAATCGCCCTGGTCACAAACGAATTTCACCAGTTGCGGGCAAGCATGATCGCCAAGGACTGCGGCTGGACTGTCAGCAGCATCCCGGCCCATACACAACCCTGGCTTATCCCCACCTACTGGGTTCGGGAATGGTTAGGGATCCTGCACCATACCCTGCTGGGAACGGAATAA
- a CDS encoding GH25 family lysozyme: MKKHFWLLASALSMLLAGCSAQEAKPVDAVPATEASTTAATEPGTTAANRTTTVTTSATTTETTGTDPAETTETAAATEPPKRQISPETAGAVEVYETVRLKDYITAPDIRLKNGSDWLDTSRTGTLEQTVEFTYNGESYSQTIRYQVEDTTPPLLLNGGYGTVIQTGKSFDLNKCVGFADNYDKKPRLTYTGTVDTSQPGKYPITATVTDSAGNQTSWDLTVTVVDKLPTYTDDKPRLAFSDFADAYGGANKRLGIDVSKWQGTIDFEAVRDAGCEFVIMRMGHSRSGIEMDEYYRANMQAAKAADLDVGVYFYTTANSEQAVRKEAQWIARNLDGAKLDFPVVFDWESFSNFQKYSMSIHDLNQLFEVFAEEMQEQGYSAMLYGSKNYLNNFWYPQKKHPVWLAHYTDQTDYAGDYAIWQMSCRGRIPGIAGDVDLDIQYMDMPLE, translated from the coding sequence ATGAAAAAACATTTCTGGCTGCTGGCTTCAGCCCTCTCCATGCTGCTGGCAGGTTGCAGTGCCCAGGAGGCAAAGCCCGTTGACGCTGTCCCTGCCACAGAAGCATCCACCACCGCAGCAACGGAACCCGGCACCACCGCTGCGAATCGCACCACCACTGTCACCACATCTGCCACAACAACAGAAACCACTGGGACGGATCCGGCGGAAACCACGGAAACAGCGGCTGCCACGGAACCCCCCAAACGGCAGATTTCTCCGGAAACTGCCGGCGCAGTAGAGGTATACGAAACCGTCCGGCTGAAGGACTATATCACGGCGCCGGATATCCGACTGAAAAACGGCAGCGACTGGCTGGACACCTCCAGAACCGGCACGTTGGAGCAGACAGTGGAGTTTACCTACAACGGGGAATCCTACAGTCAGACCATCCGGTACCAGGTCGAGGATACCACCCCTCCTCTGCTGCTTAACGGCGGATACGGTACGGTGATCCAGACCGGAAAATCCTTTGATCTGAACAAATGCGTGGGTTTTGCGGATAACTACGACAAAAAGCCCCGGCTGACCTATACGGGAACGGTGGACACCTCCCAGCCGGGCAAGTATCCCATTACTGCAACTGTTACGGATTCCGCCGGGAATCAAACCAGTTGGGATCTGACTGTGACGGTGGTGGACAAGCTGCCCACCTATACGGACGATAAGCCCCGGCTCGCCTTTTCAGACTTTGCCGATGCATACGGAGGTGCAAATAAACGGCTTGGGATCGATGTATCCAAATGGCAGGGAACGATCGATTTTGAAGCTGTCCGGGATGCCGGCTGCGAGTTTGTGATTATGCGGATGGGTCACAGCCGCAGCGGCATTGAAATGGACGAATACTATCGTGCCAACATGCAGGCAGCAAAGGCTGCGGACCTGGACGTGGGAGTATACTTTTATACCACTGCCAACAGCGAACAGGCTGTCCGCAAGGAAGCCCAGTGGATCGCCCGGAACCTGGATGGCGCAAAGCTGGATTTTCCGGTGGTATTCGACTGGGAAAGCTTCAGCAATTTTCAGAAGTACAGCATGAGCATTCACGACCTGAACCAGCTGTTTGAGGTATTTGCAGAGGAAATGCAGGAACAGGGCTACTCCGCCATGCTGTACGGCAGCAAAAACTATCTGAACAATTTCTGGTATCCGCAGAAAAAGCACCCGGTATGGCTTGCCCATTACACAGATCAGACCGACTATGCCGGAGACTATGCCATCTGGCAGATGAGCTGCCGGGGACGAATCCCTGGCATTGCAGGAGATGTAGACCTGGATATTCAATACATGGACATGCCCCTGGAATAA
- a CDS encoding DUF2325 domain-containing protein, with the protein MSVVVVGGNECMVTRYKQICSSYNCKSKVFTHMTVNFEQKIGSPDLVVVFTNTCSHKMVVSVDNKASKQDFRVAKIHSASASALKTVLEQYCKV; encoded by the coding sequence ATGAGCGTAGTAGTGGTAGGCGGCAATGAATGCATGGTGACGCGGTATAAGCAGATTTGCAGTTCCTATAACTGTAAATCCAAGGTGTTCACCCATATGACAGTGAATTTTGAGCAGAAGATCGGATCTCCGGATCTGGTGGTGGTTTTCACCAACACCTGTTCCCATAAGATGGTGGTCAGTGTGGATAACAAGGCCAGTAAGCAGGATTTCCGGGTGGCAAAAATACATAGCGCCAGTGCAAGCGCACTGAAAACCGTACTGGAACAGTACTGCAAAGTGTGA
- a CDS encoding Fic family protein, with product MGYEGLSKLFYKSPEQYQAAYQRRFAGDATVHFAFDVHQKPAFLVITPELLSLIDQIHVLDKQLTWISRRLPKIAKQQYSTWAVIEEIRLTNEIEGVHSTRREIQLLVEDHLPVKNEQRLVGFVKKYRQLMNRQSIPLRTCEDLRRLYDELCLPDVIADAADHAPDGLLFRKDSVCIYSESQKEIHKGLYPESAILSAMTKALDMLHDSQLPVLLRIALFHYCFAYIHPFYDGNGRMDRFISSYYLAWNFNPLLGYHLSYTIKKELSTYYKLFKQTNDPRNCGDLTLFAEGFLRIIRTSSESLNASLLKRLEKMTFFRNQLLKRFPNDRHFRVLHILMLNTLFGYRGLTLPELAAACGMDEPLTAVLLQTLATQTPLVVLYREGEHTMYEVNLERLAEIP from the coding sequence ATGGGGTACGAGGGGCTTTCCAAGCTATTTTATAAATCTCCCGAACAATATCAGGCAGCGTATCAGCGCCGGTTTGCAGGGGATGCAACGGTGCATTTTGCATTTGATGTGCATCAGAAGCCAGCGTTTCTGGTGATCACGCCGGAGCTGCTGAGTCTGATCGATCAAATTCATGTACTGGACAAGCAGCTCACCTGGATCAGCCGACGTTTGCCAAAGATTGCTAAGCAACAGTACAGCACCTGGGCGGTGATCGAGGAGATCCGGCTGACCAACGAGATCGAAGGGGTGCACAGCACTCGTCGTGAGATCCAGCTTCTGGTGGAGGATCACTTGCCGGTGAAGAACGAGCAGCGGTTGGTGGGATTCGTAAAAAAGTACCGGCAGTTGATGAACCGACAATCCATTCCGCTGCGTACCTGTGAGGATCTGCGCCGATTGTATGATGAACTGTGCCTGCCGGATGTGATTGCGGATGCGGCAGATCATGCACCGGACGGGCTGCTGTTCCGGAAGGACAGCGTGTGCATTTATTCTGAATCTCAAAAGGAGATCCACAAGGGGCTGTATCCGGAAAGTGCAATTCTGTCCGCCATGACCAAGGCGCTGGATATGCTGCATGATTCCCAGTTGCCTGTGCTGCTGCGGATTGCCCTGTTTCACTATTGCTTTGCCTATATTCATCCCTTTTATGATGGGAACGGCAGAATGGATCGATTTATCAGCAGCTACTATCTGGCGTGGAATTTCAACCCTCTGCTGGGCTATCATTTATCTTATACCATTAAGAAAGAATTGTCAACCTATTACAAGCTGTTCAAGCAGACCAATGATCCACGCAACTGTGGGGATCTGACCTTGTTTGCAGAGGGATTCCTGCGGATCATCCGCACCTCCTCCGAGAGCCTGAACGCATCTCTGCTGAAGCGACTGGAGAAGATGACCTTTTTCCGGAATCAGCTGCTCAAGCGCTTTCCGAATGACCGGCATTTCCGTGTGCTGCACATTCTGATGCTGAACACCCTGTTCGGCTATCGGGGGCTGACCCTGCCGGAGCTTGCGGCTGCCTGTGGCATGGATGAGCCGCTGACGGCGGTGCTGCTGCAAACCCTTGCTACCCAGACTCCCCTGGTGGTGCTGTACCGGGAAGGGGAGCATACCATGTATGAAGTAAATCTGGAGCGGTTGGCGGAGATTCCGTAA
- the rpsF gene encoding 30S ribosomal protein S6, whose amino-acid sequence MAKVNAKYEAMVVFSLAKGEDAVKELIEKFKAQIEENATLESVDESWGKRKLAYPINDELDGYYVIYTFESTPAYPAEFTRKVNITDGVLRSLVTVK is encoded by the coding sequence ATGGCAAAGGTAAACGCAAAGTATGAGGCTATGGTCGTATTCAGTCTGGCAAAGGGCGAGGACGCAGTAAAGGAACTGATCGAAAAGTTCAAGGCTCAGATCGAGGAGAATGCGACACTGGAATCCGTTGACGAGTCCTGGGGCAAGCGCAAGCTGGCTTACCCGATCAACGATGAGCTGGACGGCTACTATGTGATCTACACATTCGAGTCCACTCCCGCATATCCCGCTGAATTTACAAGAAAAGTCAATATCACAGACGGCGTACTTCGTTCCCTGGTTACTGTAAAGTAA
- a CDS encoding single-stranded DNA-binding protein, giving the protein MLNKVILMGRLTADPELRQTTSGISTCRFSVAVDRPYRKDQERQADFIRVNTWRQTAEFVSRYFSKGKMIIVEGSLRNNDYTDANGVKHYSMEVQADNVSFGESKGGGQQQGNFAEPVYQQPAYSKPQQQATPAPAQTQPAQESIQLGDLSDFEEILSDGEVPF; this is encoded by the coding sequence ATGCTGAACAAGGTTATACTGATGGGCAGATTGACTGCGGATCCCGAATTGCGCCAGACCACATCCGGTATTTCTACATGCCGCTTTTCCGTTGCCGTTGACCGGCCCTACCGCAAGGATCAGGAACGACAGGCAGACTTTATCAGAGTCAATACCTGGCGGCAGACTGCTGAATTCGTTTCCCGTTATTTTTCCAAGGGGAAGATGATTATCGTGGAAGGCAGTCTGCGGAACAACGACTATACGGATGCAAATGGTGTTAAGCACTATTCCATGGAGGTTCAGGCTGACAACGTTTCCTTTGGGGAATCCAAAGGCGGCGGACAGCAGCAGGGCAATTTTGCGGAGCCGGTTTATCAGCAGCCCGCATACAGCAAGCCGCAGCAGCAGGCAACCCCTGCCCCCGCTCAGACTCAGCCTGCGCAGGAGTCCATCCAGCTTGGCGATCTGAGTGATTTTGAAGAGATCCTCAGCGACGGCGAAGTCCCCTTCTGA
- the rpsR gene encoding 30S ribosomal protein S18, whose protein sequence is MERERNSRGGKRPRKKVCMFCVDRVETIDYKDIARLRKCMTDRAKILPRRVTGTCAFHQRELTVAIKRARHIALLPYVSE, encoded by the coding sequence ATGGAAAGAGAAAGAAACTCCCGGGGCGGCAAGAGACCCCGTAAGAAGGTTTGCATGTTCTGCGTAGATCGTGTTGAAACCATCGATTACAAGGATATCGCACGCTTGAGAAAGTGCATGACCGACAGAGCAAAGATCCTGCCCAGACGGGTAACCGGTACCTGCGCATTCCACCAGCGTGAACTGACAGTTGCAATCAAGAGAGCAAGACACATCGCTCTGCTCCCCTACGTCAGCGAGTAA
- a CDS encoding class I tRNA ligase family protein, with the protein MSEEKNFHKKPETRPEFPKRAVITGGMPYGNKTLHFGHIGGVFVFADVYARFLRDRIGEDNVIFVSGTDCYGSPIAESYRRKCAEEGFTGSIKDFVAANHQAQKLTLDDYDISLNLFGASGLGRTAEIHNQVSDRFIRRLYENGHLTRIATSQFYDAKAGAFLNGRQVIGKCPVEGCNSEKGYADECDLGHQYMPEMLINPKSTLTGETPIMKKVTNWYFNLTEQNELLNQYVAEIRTQKNVRPLVSKTIGEFLKPPVIYIKNEFLEQYEACKDQMPEHEFIEEPKKPSFTIAFKKLTDCDQACVVLAEQGIRYRTGKTLVPFRLTGNVEWGVPAPQLEGEEPLTIWVWPESLWAPISFTMAYLEQIGHNTEEWKDYWCSKDAQVYQFIGADNIYFYGVAEMGMFMALQGKDNLTTHPAEGQMQLPILVANNHILFLDKKASSSGSVKPPMAADLLHYYTAEQLRMHYLGLGLGQRSVSFQPKPLNPNAKPDEADPVLKDGFLLSNVFNRIIRTCIYTTQKYYDGVMPVGEVSAPVLEAAKKAILDYERFMYRFEFHQATYVLDTYIRKASKLMVKQLGDADKKEDAQLRRQTLIDVFHMIRTAAVLLHPMAPEGTEKILAYLQLDKSFWSWDHIFEPISFFCGGQDHKLKFLEPRVDFFTRHPSQFAQSEGTEQ; encoded by the coding sequence ATGAGCGAGGAAAAAAACTTTCATAAAAAGCCGGAAACCCGCCCGGAGTTTCCCAAGCGGGCTGTGATCACCGGCGGCATGCCCTATGGAAATAAAACGCTGCACTTTGGACACATTGGCGGCGTATTCGTGTTTGCAGATGTATACGCCCGGTTCCTTCGGGATCGGATCGGCGAGGACAACGTGATCTTCGTATCCGGCACGGACTGCTATGGCTCCCCTATCGCAGAAAGCTACCGCCGCAAATGCGCAGAGGAAGGCTTCACCGGCAGCATCAAGGATTTTGTTGCCGCAAATCACCAGGCGCAAAAACTGACCCTGGACGACTATGACATCAGCCTGAACCTGTTCGGTGCATCCGGACTTGGCCGAACTGCCGAGATCCACAACCAGGTATCCGACCGTTTCATCCGTCGGCTGTATGAAAACGGGCACCTGACCCGCATTGCCACCTCCCAGTTCTATGACGCAAAGGCAGGCGCATTCCTCAATGGCAGACAGGTCATCGGCAAATGCCCGGTGGAGGGATGCAACTCCGAAAAGGGCTATGCAGACGAGTGTGATCTGGGACACCAGTATATGCCGGAAATGCTCATTAACCCCAAAAGCACACTGACCGGCGAAACTCCCATTATGAAAAAGGTCACCAACTGGTACTTCAATCTGACGGAGCAGAACGAGCTGCTGAACCAGTATGTTGCCGAGATCCGCACCCAGAAGAATGTGCGCCCCCTGGTTTCCAAGACCATCGGAGAATTTCTCAAGCCCCCGGTGATCTATATCAAAAACGAGTTTCTGGAGCAATATGAAGCCTGCAAGGATCAGATGCCGGAACACGAATTCATTGAGGAACCGAAAAAGCCCTCCTTTACGATCGCCTTCAAAAAGCTGACGGACTGCGATCAGGCATGTGTGGTACTGGCAGAACAAGGCATCCGGTACCGTACCGGCAAGACCCTTGTCCCCTTCCGGCTTACCGGCAACGTGGAATGGGGCGTACCTGCACCCCAACTGGAGGGTGAGGAGCCTTTGACCATCTGGGTATGGCCCGAATCTCTGTGGGCGCCCATCTCCTTCACGATGGCATACCTGGAGCAGATCGGTCACAACACAGAGGAATGGAAGGACTACTGGTGCTCCAAGGATGCGCAGGTATACCAGTTCATCGGCGCTGACAACATCTACTTCTACGGCGTGGCGGAAATGGGCATGTTCATGGCTTTGCAGGGCAAGGACAACCTGACCACTCATCCGGCAGAGGGTCAGATGCAGCTGCCCATCCTGGTGGCAAACAACCACATTCTCTTCCTGGATAAAAAAGCAAGCAGCTCCGGCTCGGTAAAGCCTCCTATGGCAGCAGACCTGCTGCACTATTACACCGCAGAACAGTTGCGGATGCACTATCTTGGGCTAGGCCTTGGACAGCGCAGTGTCAGCTTCCAGCCTAAGCCCCTGAACCCCAACGCAAAGCCGGATGAAGCAGACCCGGTACTGAAGGACGGCTTCCTGCTCTCCAACGTATTCAACCGGATCATCCGTACCTGCATCTACACCACCCAGAAATACTACGATGGAGTCATGCCGGTGGGAGAGGTTTCCGCACCGGTGCTGGAGGCTGCAAAAAAAGCCATTCTGGATTACGAACGGTTTATGTACCGGTTTGAGTTCCACCAGGCCACCTATGTGCTGGATACCTATATCCGCAAGGCAAGCAAGCTGATGGTCAAGCAGCTTGGAGATGCGGACAAAAAGGAAGACGCACAGCTGCGCCGTCAGACCCTCATTGATGTATTCCATATGATCCGTACCGCAGCCGTGCTTCTGCACCCCATGGCACCGGAGGGAACCGAGAAAATCCTGGCGTATTTACAGCTGGATAAGTCCTTCTGGAGCTGGGATCATATTTTTGAGCCTATTTCTTTCTTCTGCGGCGGACAGGATCACAAGCTGAAATTCCTGGAGCCTCGTGTGGACTTTTTTACCCGGCACCCCAGTCAATTTGCACAAAGCGAAGGCACGGAGCAGTAA
- a CDS encoding N-terminal phage integrase SAM-like domain-containing protein, translating to MVSGTLALKNGYYYAVLSYQDAAGKRHQKWVSTGLPQKGNKRRAEQELIRIRSEFEIPLAAGELNSNMLFADYLDQWLEIVRARIKPATFGSYQGMVKSTIGPYFRKKELTLKELEARHIQQFYTEKLKTVTPNSVIHYHAVIYQALKYAMKTDMVPQNVAMKVDRPLGFQHDRQYLCPSRLQIQNILGAGNGAGNASSEVR from the coding sequence ATGGTATCAGGAACTCTTGCGCTGAAGAACGGCTACTATTATGCCGTTCTCAGCTATCAGGACGCAGCAGGAAAGCGTCATCAAAAGTGGGTATCGACAGGATTGCCCCAAAAAGGCAATAAGCGCCGGGCAGAACAGGAGCTTATTCGTATTCGCAGCGAATTCGAGATTCCCCTGGCTGCCGGAGAATTAAACTCCAATATGCTCTTTGCGGACTATTTGGATCAATGGCTTGAGATTGTCAGAGCGAGAATCAAGCCCGCAACATTCGGCTCGTATCAAGGAATGGTCAAAAGCACGATTGGCCCGTATTTCCGCAAAAAGGAGCTAACCTTGAAAGAACTGGAGGCTCGGCACATCCAACAGTTTTATACGGAGAAGCTGAAAACCGTCACCCCGAATTCCGTTATCCACTATCACGCGGTGATTTATCAGGCCTTGAAGTATGCGATGAAAACCGACATGGTGCCGCAGAATGTTGCCATGAAGGTGGATAGGCCACTCGGATTTCAGCACGACCGCCAATATTTATGCCCATCTCGACTACAGATCCAAAATATCCTCGGCGCAGGCAATGGAGCAGGGAATGCTTCTTCCGAGGTCAGATGA
- a CDS encoding helix-turn-helix domain-containing protein, producing MAMKKSELRELYLMMFPEYPDIVNITQLQSMLGISRHLAYDLINDGYIRGLKIGNAFRIPKVNVIEYVMDQGKSAI from the coding sequence ATGGCAATGAAAAAGTCTGAGCTGAGAGAACTGTACTTGATGATGTTTCCGGAATATCCGGACATCGTGAACATCACTCAGCTCCAATCGATGCTTGGTATCAGCCGCCATCTTGCCTATGACTTGATCAATGACGGGTATATCAGAGGCCTGAAAATCGGAAATGCTTTCCGGATACCCAAGGTCAATGTCATTGAGTATGTCATGGATCAGGGAAAAAGTGCGATTTGA
- a CDS encoding sigma factor-like helix-turn-helix DNA-binding protein, producing MGFNYGLEKRKFTEEWKKLYREYKAAGMSEEDIQDIYAFDLNVFRKNRTECQRTQPLSESSCDDGTERGESMSALLKKFSSALSVCDKYSFQSDPRFAWVDEMENDELYRKIISLPKRDMDLLTLIAFEGYSQREVAEIRGIAPAAICKKIAKLKKLLYGG from the coding sequence ATGGGATTTAATTATGGACTCGAAAAGAGAAAGTTCACCGAGGAGTGGAAGAAGCTCTACCGCGAATATAAAGCTGCCGGTATGAGCGAAGAGGATATTCAGGATATCTATGCGTTCGACCTGAATGTGTTCAGGAAAAACAGGACGGAATGCCAGCGCACACAGCCCCTCTCAGAAAGCTCCTGTGACGACGGAACCGAACGGGGTGAATCTATGTCTGCCCTATTAAAAAAGTTCTCCAGCGCGCTTTCTGTGTGCGACAAGTATTCTTTCCAAAGTGACCCCCGCTTTGCGTGGGTTGATGAAATGGAGAATGACGAATTATATCGGAAGATTATTTCTCTGCCCAAAAGAGATATGGACCTGCTGACGCTGATCGCATTTGAAGGATATTCACAGCGGGAGGTTGCAGAAATTCGCGGCATTGCCCCCGCCGCGATCTGCAAAAAAATCGCAAAACTCAAAAAACTTCTGTATGGGGGTTAA
- a CDS encoding hemolysin family protein produces MEPDGSRIWIYVLLILVFALLKGVYTACEYAVTEVNDSKVKTLAETDSRYARLLKLIEAPQKMMLAFSMQRALSCVMISILAVMLLDAVLDTRLELQLLHGGAAGWIRAGMLAGLLLVTTVLISSLTEQLPKRLVHRHIDGFAVGCVGAVRLLTWVLAPVALLAHGLTFVACKLCGLPTDDVRDSVTEEEIRMMVEAGNETGAIEESEREMINNIFDFGDTVVSEVMTHRTDIIGAELHAKIGDIVYLAINEGVSRIPVYEQTIDNIVGIVYVKDLLCLVGCEHCEDFTLEQFRRDALYMPETCKCREAFEQMTRAKQQMAVISDEYGGTAGIVTMEDLLEEIVGSIQDEYDDEASELEQLPDGGYSVDGAADPEDILPKLGVAVPEDNQYDTMSALMVDLLGRIPEQQERPAVEYQGLKLTVLQTEDNWISRIRVEQLKLAGEPTK; encoded by the coding sequence ATGGAGCCGGATGGCAGTCGAATATGGATTTATGTGTTGCTGATCCTGGTGTTTGCTCTGCTGAAAGGAGTATACACCGCCTGCGAGTATGCGGTAACGGAGGTCAACGACAGTAAGGTCAAGACCCTGGCGGAAACAGACTCCAGGTATGCAAGGCTGTTGAAGCTGATCGAGGCACCCCAGAAGATGATGCTGGCGTTTTCCATGCAGCGTGCTTTGTCCTGCGTGATGATCTCTATTTTGGCGGTGATGCTGCTGGATGCGGTGCTGGATACCCGGCTGGAGCTGCAGCTGCTGCACGGGGGCGCTGCGGGGTGGATCCGTGCCGGTATGCTGGCGGGGCTGCTGCTGGTGACTACGGTGCTGATCTCCTCCCTGACGGAGCAGCTGCCGAAGCGGTTGGTGCATCGGCACATTGACGGCTTTGCGGTAGGCTGTGTGGGGGCGGTGCGCCTGTTGACCTGGGTGCTGGCACCGGTGGCGCTGCTTGCCCATGGCTTGACCTTTGTGGCATGCAAGCTGTGTGGCCTGCCCACGGATGATGTACGGGACAGCGTCACCGAGGAAGAGATCCGGATGATGGTGGAAGCAGGGAACGAGACGGGTGCCATCGAGGAAAGCGAGCGGGAGATGATCAACAACATCTTCGACTTCGGGGACACAGTGGTGTCCGAGGTGATGACCCACCGGACGGATATCATCGGGGCGGAGCTGCATGCAAAGATCGGGGACATCGTGTATCTTGCCATCAACGAGGGGGTATCCCGGATCCCGGTGTATGAGCAGACTATTGATAATATTGTGGGAATCGTATATGTAAAGGATCTGCTGTGCCTGGTGGGCTGTGAGCATTGTGAGGACTTCACCCTGGAGCAGTTCCGGCGGGACGCTCTGTACATGCCGGAGACCTGTAAGTGCCGGGAGGCGTTTGAGCAGATGACCCGGGCAAAGCAACAGATGGCGGTCATTTCGGATGAATACGGGGGGACTGCGGGCATTGTGACCATGGAGGATCTGCTGGAGGAAATCGTGGGGAGTATTCAGGATGAGTACGACGATGAGGCATCGGAGCTGGAGCAGCTGCCGGATGGAGGCTATTCCGTGGATGGTGCGGCGGATCCGGAGGATATTTTGCCCAAGTTGGGGGTTGCTGTCCCGGAGGATAACCAGTATGATACCATGAGTGCACTGATGGTGGATCTGCTGGGACGGATTCCGGAGCAACAGGAGCGACCTGCGGTGGAGTATCAGGGGCTGAAACTGACGGTTTTACAGACAGAGGACAACTGGATCTCCCGGATTCGGGTGGAGCAGCTGAAGCTGGCAGGGGAGCCGACAAAATAA